Proteins encoded by one window of Candidatus Thorarchaeota archaeon:
- the mce gene encoding methylmalonyl-CoA epimerase, producing the protein MKSEKIDHIGIAVESIDDLIPHYRDTLGMTYVGSEEVSGQKVRVAFFEIGESRIELLEPTSDESPIATFLAKTGSGMHHIAIRVNDIDGAIEDLIAAETRMVDKEARLGAHNTRIAFIHPKSTGGVLLELCEHPE; encoded by the coding sequence ATGAAATCAGAAAAGATAGACCATATTGGAATTGCTGTTGAAAGTATAGATGATTTGATTCCCCACTATCGAGATACACTTGGAATGACGTATGTGGGTTCAGAAGAGGTTTCAGGTCAGAAGGTTCGTGTTGCCTTCTTTGAGATTGGCGAGAGCAGAATTGAACTGCTTGAACCCACATCTGATGAAAGCCCAATTGCAACATTCCTTGCGAAAACTGGTTCAGGCATGCATCATATAGCTATTCGAGTAAATGATATTGATGGCGCCATTGAAGATTTGATTGCAGCAGAAACCCGAATGGTTGACAAGGAAGCCCGGCTAGGAGCTCATAATACAAGAATTGCCTTCATTCACCCAAAATCAACAGGTGGTGTTCTTCTGGAATTATGTGAGCATCCAGAATAG
- a CDS encoding tetratricopeptide repeat protein: protein MSDDEIPVTHYDHYRRAKSCEEKGEFTEALEAYQKAIDMKNDYAHAWFYKSLLHTKLKQYDDAVCCAERALELEPSWEKHVKKIVDTAKKKL from the coding sequence TTGTCGGACGACGAAATACCAGTAACTCATTACGACCACTACCGGAGAGCCAAGAGCTGCGAAGAAAAGGGTGAATTCACAGAAGCCCTAGAGGCCTATCAGAAAGCTATCGATATGAAAAATGACTATGCTCATGCTTGGTTTTACAAAAGTCTGCTTCATACAAAACTCAAGCAGTATGATGATGCTGTTTGTTGTGCGGAACGGGCCTTGGAACTCGAACCAAGCTGGGAGAAACATGTCAAGAAGATAGTAGATACTGCGAAGAAGAAACTCTAA